One segment of Castanea sativa cultivar Marrone di Chiusa Pesio chromosome 3, ASM4071231v1 DNA contains the following:
- the LOC142629675 gene encoding TMV resistance protein N-like isoform X2, with amino-acid sequence MTVIDINLYYGGPLNNVNANKGLPFEGPGIKCYYAQIDHKLKTLNDLKMIVMKKLCVNPALHDIQITFRSPHEVLKHQINYKYMTLEADEHVNIMFDKMERTAQVSAIELYIKLELRAEVGAEEIQQTTTSLQVTVPNAQNDCGETDAENAISVQNIMNTIPAYTLPALSFSANTRVNMERRTIVQIPSMASLNNEGASFSSSTRRWEYAVFLSFRGEDTREGFTSHLYKALCNKGINTFIDDIDLPRGEEISEKLIQAIKNSSILVIVFSENYAESKWCLDELAEIVECREKDQEVQIRPIFYNVDPSEIRNQNGNFGIALANHEKKFKNNKDKVQRWRDALEKAAKASGWHYKKGNATYKSESQFIQNIVEEISNAKLNWMPLYVAEYPVGINSRAKAIESLLDIGLDEVCVVGMYGLPGVGKTTIAKAVFNKIAKHFDGSSFLENVRENLGTNASIIKLQKQLLNDISRDGKWKVGNSSKGITLIEETLRCKKVLIILDDVDDSAPIKNLLGKCNWFAPGSRAIITLRDRHSLTALKGNVCTTYKVKEFKVEQLNKHEARQLFKEHAFPRNNPPDEDYSKLATKFIDFANGLPLALEIIARDLCGRAKDEWESALEKYKKIPIKRIQNILQVSYNGLQDTEKDIFLDIACFFKGWDKDYIVKILDACELYPGSGIPRLINKCLITVDRRGRLSMHDLIQQMGREVIRQQALDILEKRSRLCCYKDSLEVLTGNKGSEKIRGIMLHPPQAVKVQLHVEAFKKMENLKFLIVENVDICKPLEFLPHSLIFLKWPNYPFHWPSEYFPEQLVAIEMPNSCIRLPKLISQERRLENLIDVNLSGCEFITKLPKLWAPNLEYLDLSSCRNLVEIDEYFGSHEKLRSWVLNNCGNLQILPSQLRLKSLRSFYLFGCSRLEKLPNFYPEMKYLEILSLENSGIREVPSSIEHLTKLEELWLDDCKNLRDLPDSIYKLQQLRRLSTPTAKLRPMWNSFDGSSGYGFVNMTQLDLRYHEGIIELDLLMKPNYFPALEWIDLSGTNIVTIPESISRFPKLEELEISSCKLLREIQGLPQSIRRVYAQDCMLLDTQSPSGLLNQVIEIIGILPSRVCGRARSNKLMDPQLTNYFPSETEGAESEDGDISMDPQFSNHFPSETEGEFESHLFTFWGAETPKWFNHQSVGNSIFFFVGRKFPKLVVCIGEGVCFDGEDCFDVTVDICVDISINGYKKNDYLNADIYENTLLLYSPSQRSLQRRLTESNPTDQNLVEVSIASKTFYSIKRWGVHVECTCTPHEDYPDDYGDSLMHLFGIL; translated from the exons atGACTGTAATAGATATAAACCTATACTACGGTGGTCCGCTTAACAATGTcaatgcgaacaagggattgccatttgaagGGCCGGGTATAAAGTGCTATTATGCTCAAATTGATCATAAGTTGAAGACCCTTAATGATTTAAAGATGATAGTTATGAAAAAATTGTGTGTGAACCCTGCTTTGCACGACATACAAATTACTTTTCGTTCTCCACATGAAGTCCTCAAGCATcagattaattacaagtatatgacGCTAGAAGCAGACGAACATGTGAATATCATGTTTGACAAGATGGAGAGGACAGCCCAAGTAAGTGCTATTGAGTTGTACATAAAGTTGGAGCTGCGTGCAGAAGTTGGCGCCGAGGaaatccaacaaacaaccacaagttTACAAGTCACAGTTCCAAATGCTCAAAATGACTGTGGTGAAACTGATGCAGAAAATGCTATTAGTGTTCAGAACATTATGAACACAATTCCTGCCTACACACTTCCTGCCttgtcattctctgcaaatactAGGGTAAATATGGAACGAAGAACAATTGTACAG ATCCCATCAATGGCTTCCCTGAACAATGAAGGAGCCAGCTTTTCTTCTTCCACTCGCCGATGGGAGTATGCTGTCTTCTTGAGCTTTAGAGGTGAAGATACCCGCGAAGGTTTTACCAGCCACTTATATAAGGCTTTGTGCAACAAAGGCATTAACACCTTCATCGATGATATTGATCTTCCGAGGGGAGAAGAAATTTCGGAAAAACTTATCCAAGCCATAAAAAATTCATCGATTTTGGTTATTGTCTTCTCTGAAAACTACGCAGAGTCCAAATGGTGCTTGGATGAACTTGCTGAGATTGTTGAGTGTAGAGAAAAGGACCAAGAGGTTCAAATTCGTCCAATTTTTTACAATGTTGATCCATCTGAAATACGAAATCAAAATGGAAACTTTGGAATTGCACTGGCTAATCATGAAAAGAAGTTCAAGAATAACAAGGACAAGGTGCAGAGGTGGAGGGATGCTCTTGAAAAAGCAGCTAAGGCATCTGGATGGCATTATAAGAAAGG CAACGCTACATATAAATCTGAATCTCAATTCATCCAAAACATTGTTGAAGAAATATCAAATGCTAAATTAAATTGGATGCCGTTATATGTTGCTGAATATCCAGTTGGAATAAATTCTCGTGCAAAGGCCATAGAGTCACTTTTAGATATTGGGTTAGATGAAGTTTGCGTGGTAGGGATGTATGGCCTTCCCGGAGTAGGAAAGACTACAATCGCAAAAgctgtttttaataaaattgctAAACATTTTGATGGAAGCAGCTTTTTAGAGAATGTTAGAGAAAATTTAGGGACAAATGCTAGCATAATCAAACTACAAAAGCAACTTCTTAATGACATCTCAAGGGATGGAAAATGGAAAGTGGGCAACAGTTCTAAAGGAATCACTTTGATAGAGGAGACACTTCGCTGTAAAAAGGTTCTTATAATTCTTGATGATGTCGATGATTCGgcaccaataaaaaatttgctAGGAAAATGTAATTGGTTTGCTCCCGGAAGTAGAGCCATTATAACATTACGAGATAGACACTCGTTAACTGCCCTTAAAGGAAATGTTTGTACAACTTACAAGGTCAAGGAATTCAAGGTCGAGCAATTAAACAAACACGAAGCTCGACAACTCTTTAAAGAGCATGCCTTTCCTAGAAACAATCCTCCTGATGAAGATTATTCTAAACTTGCAACTAAATTCATAGATTTTGCCAATGGCCTTCCACTTGCTCTGGAAATAATAGCTCGTGATTTATGTGGAAGAGCTAAAGATGAATGGGAAAGTGCATTAGAGAAGTATAAGAAAATTCCCATTAAGCGCATTCAAAATATACTTCAAGTAAGTTATAATGGATTGCAGGACACCGAGAAAGATATTTTTCTcgatattgcatgtttcttcaAAGGATGGGACAAAGATTACATTGTAAAGATATTAGATGCTTGTGAATTATATCCAGGTTCTGGTATTCCGAGACTTATCAATAAGTGTCTCATAACTGTTGATCGACGTGGTAGATTGTCAATGCATGACTTGATACAACAAATGGGCAGGGAAGTTATTCGACAACAAGCACTAGACATCCTCGAAAAACGTAGTAGGTTATGTTGTTATAAGGATTCGCTTGAAGTACTAACTGGAAATAAG GGATCAGAAAAAATTCGAGGCATAATGTTGCATCCGCCCCAAGCGGTAAAAGTGCAACTACACGTGGAAGCTTTCAAAAAGATggaaaatctcaaatttctaaTAGTTGAGAACGTAGATATTTGTAAACCACTTGAATTTCTTCCCCATAGTTTAATATTTCTTAAGTGGCCCAATTATCCTTTTCACTGGCCATCCGAATATTTTCCTGAACAACTTGTTGCTATTGAGATGCCAAATAGTTGCATTAGATTGCCAAAGCTAATCTCACAG GAGCGTCGGTTAGAAAATTTGATAGATGTCAATCTCAGTGGTTGTgaatttattacaaaattacCTAAATTATGGGCCCCAAATTTAGAGTATTTGGACCTCTCTTCTTGTCGAAATTTAGTTGAGATTGATGAGTACTTTGGATCTCATGAAAAGCTTAGAAGTTGGGTTCTCAATAATTGCGGAAATCTTCAAATTCTTCCAAGCCAGCTCAGGTTGAAATCTCTTcgttctttttatctttttggcTGCTCAAGGCTTGAGAAGCTCCCTAATTTTTATCCAGAAATGaaatatttagaaattttaagTTTAGAGAATAGTGGCATTAGAGAGGTGCCTTCATCAATCGAGCATCTCACTAAGCTTGAGGAATTATGGCTTGATGATTGCAAAAACCTTCGGGATCTTCCAGATAGCATTTATAAATTGCAACAGCTTCGGCGATTGAGTACTCCTACTGCCAAATTGAGACCGATGTGGAATTCTTTTGATGGCTCTTCCGGATATGGGTTTGTGAACATGACACAACTGGATTTACGATACCATGAAGGCATAATTGAATTAGATCTTTTGATGAAGCCTAATTACTTCCCCGCATTGGAATGGATAGATCTATCTGGAACCAATATTGTTACCATCCCTGAAAGTATTAGCAGATTTCCCAAATTAGAAGAGCTTGAGATTAGTAGTTGCAAGCTTCTTCGTGAAATTCAAGGACTTCCACAATCGATAAGGAGGGTTTATGCACAGGATTGCATGTTGTTGGATACCCAATCACCAAGCGGGCTATTGAATCag GTAATAGAAATTATTGGGATTTTACCAAGTAGAGTATGTGGTAGGGCAAGAAGCAACAAATTAATGGATCCACAGTTGACCAATTACTTCCCATCTGAAACTGAGGGTGCTGAATCTGAAGATGGGGACATATCAATGGATCCGCAGTTCTCCAATCATTTCCCATCTGAAACTGAGGGAGAATTTGAAAGTcatctttttactttttgggGAGCTGAGACGCCGAAATGGTTTAATCATCAAAGTGTTGGTaattccatatttttctttgttggtcGCAAATTTCCAAAATTGGTTGTCTGTATTGGGGAAGGAGTGTGCTTTGATGGCGAAGACTGCTTTGATGTCACTGTTGACATTTGCGTTGACATTTCCATCAATGGTTATAAAAAGAATGATTACTTAAATGCTGATATATATGAAAATACTCTATTATTATATTCTCCATCTCAACGGTCTCTACAGAGACGTTTGACTGAATCAAATCCAACTGACCAGAATCTTGTTGAGGTTTCTATTGCATCTAAAAccttttattctataaaaagGTGGGGTGTCCACGTAGAATGCACCTGTACTCCTCATGAAGATTATCCTGATGATTATGGGGATTCTCTAATGCACCTATTTGGTATTCTATAA
- the LOC142629675 gene encoding disease resistance protein RML1A-like isoform X1, with the protein MLPPLLLLCFFFTATAAAALLFLRRPAVATGSSSSPLRLLLLLLRRCWCWFTMTVIDINLYYGGPLNNVNANKGLPFEGPGIKCYYAQIDHKLKTLNDLKMIVMKKLCVNPALHDIQITFRSPHEVLKHQINYKYMTLEADEHVNIMFDKMERTAQVSAIELYIKLELRAEVGAEEIQQTTTSLQVTVPNAQNDCGETDAENAISVQNIMNTIPAYTLPALSFSANTRVNMERRTIVQIPSMASLNNEGASFSSSTRRWEYAVFLSFRGEDTREGFTSHLYKALCNKGINTFIDDIDLPRGEEISEKLIQAIKNSSILVIVFSENYAESKWCLDELAEIVECREKDQEVQIRPIFYNVDPSEIRNQNGNFGIALANHEKKFKNNKDKVQRWRDALEKAAKASGWHYKKGNATYKSESQFIQNIVEEISNAKLNWMPLYVAEYPVGINSRAKAIESLLDIGLDEVCVVGMYGLPGVGKTTIAKAVFNKIAKHFDGSSFLENVRENLGTNASIIKLQKQLLNDISRDGKWKVGNSSKGITLIEETLRCKKVLIILDDVDDSAPIKNLLGKCNWFAPGSRAIITLRDRHSLTALKGNVCTTYKVKEFKVEQLNKHEARQLFKEHAFPRNNPPDEDYSKLATKFIDFANGLPLALEIIARDLCGRAKDEWESALEKYKKIPIKRIQNILQVSYNGLQDTEKDIFLDIACFFKGWDKDYIVKILDACELYPGSGIPRLINKCLITVDRRGRLSMHDLIQQMGREVIRQQALDILEKRSRLCCYKDSLEVLTGNKGSEKIRGIMLHPPQAVKVQLHVEAFKKMENLKFLIVENVDICKPLEFLPHSLIFLKWPNYPFHWPSEYFPEQLVAIEMPNSCIRLPKLISQERRLENLIDVNLSGCEFITKLPKLWAPNLEYLDLSSCRNLVEIDEYFGSHEKLRSWVLNNCGNLQILPSQLRLKSLRSFYLFGCSRLEKLPNFYPEMKYLEILSLENSGIREVPSSIEHLTKLEELWLDDCKNLRDLPDSIYKLQQLRRLSTPTAKLRPMWNSFDGSSGYGFVNMTQLDLRYHEGIIELDLLMKPNYFPALEWIDLSGTNIVTIPESISRFPKLEELEISSCKLLREIQGLPQSIRRVYAQDCMLLDTQSPSGLLNQVIEIIGILPSRVCGRARSNKLMDPQLTNYFPSETEGAESEDGDISMDPQFSNHFPSETEGEFESHLFTFWGAETPKWFNHQSVGNSIFFFVGRKFPKLVVCIGEGVCFDGEDCFDVTVDICVDISINGYKKNDYLNADIYENTLLLYSPSQRSLQRRLTESNPTDQNLVEVSIASKTFYSIKRWGVHVECTCTPHEDYPDDYGDSLMHLFGIL; encoded by the exons ATGTTGCCACCGCTGCTGCTGCTCTGCTTCTTCTTCACAGCCACCGCTGCCGCTGCTCTGCTTTTTCTTCGCCGCCCAGCTGTCGCTactggttcttcttcttcacctctacggcttcttcttcttcttcttcgccgCTGCTGGTGCTg gttcacaatGACTGTAATAGATATAAACCTATACTACGGTGGTCCGCTTAACAATGTcaatgcgaacaagggattgccatttgaagGGCCGGGTATAAAGTGCTATTATGCTCAAATTGATCATAAGTTGAAGACCCTTAATGATTTAAAGATGATAGTTATGAAAAAATTGTGTGTGAACCCTGCTTTGCACGACATACAAATTACTTTTCGTTCTCCACATGAAGTCCTCAAGCATcagattaattacaagtatatgacGCTAGAAGCAGACGAACATGTGAATATCATGTTTGACAAGATGGAGAGGACAGCCCAAGTAAGTGCTATTGAGTTGTACATAAAGTTGGAGCTGCGTGCAGAAGTTGGCGCCGAGGaaatccaacaaacaaccacaagttTACAAGTCACAGTTCCAAATGCTCAAAATGACTGTGGTGAAACTGATGCAGAAAATGCTATTAGTGTTCAGAACATTATGAACACAATTCCTGCCTACACACTTCCTGCCttgtcattctctgcaaatactAGGGTAAATATGGAACGAAGAACAATTGTACAG ATCCCATCAATGGCTTCCCTGAACAATGAAGGAGCCAGCTTTTCTTCTTCCACTCGCCGATGGGAGTATGCTGTCTTCTTGAGCTTTAGAGGTGAAGATACCCGCGAAGGTTTTACCAGCCACTTATATAAGGCTTTGTGCAACAAAGGCATTAACACCTTCATCGATGATATTGATCTTCCGAGGGGAGAAGAAATTTCGGAAAAACTTATCCAAGCCATAAAAAATTCATCGATTTTGGTTATTGTCTTCTCTGAAAACTACGCAGAGTCCAAATGGTGCTTGGATGAACTTGCTGAGATTGTTGAGTGTAGAGAAAAGGACCAAGAGGTTCAAATTCGTCCAATTTTTTACAATGTTGATCCATCTGAAATACGAAATCAAAATGGAAACTTTGGAATTGCACTGGCTAATCATGAAAAGAAGTTCAAGAATAACAAGGACAAGGTGCAGAGGTGGAGGGATGCTCTTGAAAAAGCAGCTAAGGCATCTGGATGGCATTATAAGAAAGG CAACGCTACATATAAATCTGAATCTCAATTCATCCAAAACATTGTTGAAGAAATATCAAATGCTAAATTAAATTGGATGCCGTTATATGTTGCTGAATATCCAGTTGGAATAAATTCTCGTGCAAAGGCCATAGAGTCACTTTTAGATATTGGGTTAGATGAAGTTTGCGTGGTAGGGATGTATGGCCTTCCCGGAGTAGGAAAGACTACAATCGCAAAAgctgtttttaataaaattgctAAACATTTTGATGGAAGCAGCTTTTTAGAGAATGTTAGAGAAAATTTAGGGACAAATGCTAGCATAATCAAACTACAAAAGCAACTTCTTAATGACATCTCAAGGGATGGAAAATGGAAAGTGGGCAACAGTTCTAAAGGAATCACTTTGATAGAGGAGACACTTCGCTGTAAAAAGGTTCTTATAATTCTTGATGATGTCGATGATTCGgcaccaataaaaaatttgctAGGAAAATGTAATTGGTTTGCTCCCGGAAGTAGAGCCATTATAACATTACGAGATAGACACTCGTTAACTGCCCTTAAAGGAAATGTTTGTACAACTTACAAGGTCAAGGAATTCAAGGTCGAGCAATTAAACAAACACGAAGCTCGACAACTCTTTAAAGAGCATGCCTTTCCTAGAAACAATCCTCCTGATGAAGATTATTCTAAACTTGCAACTAAATTCATAGATTTTGCCAATGGCCTTCCACTTGCTCTGGAAATAATAGCTCGTGATTTATGTGGAAGAGCTAAAGATGAATGGGAAAGTGCATTAGAGAAGTATAAGAAAATTCCCATTAAGCGCATTCAAAATATACTTCAAGTAAGTTATAATGGATTGCAGGACACCGAGAAAGATATTTTTCTcgatattgcatgtttcttcaAAGGATGGGACAAAGATTACATTGTAAAGATATTAGATGCTTGTGAATTATATCCAGGTTCTGGTATTCCGAGACTTATCAATAAGTGTCTCATAACTGTTGATCGACGTGGTAGATTGTCAATGCATGACTTGATACAACAAATGGGCAGGGAAGTTATTCGACAACAAGCACTAGACATCCTCGAAAAACGTAGTAGGTTATGTTGTTATAAGGATTCGCTTGAAGTACTAACTGGAAATAAG GGATCAGAAAAAATTCGAGGCATAATGTTGCATCCGCCCCAAGCGGTAAAAGTGCAACTACACGTGGAAGCTTTCAAAAAGATggaaaatctcaaatttctaaTAGTTGAGAACGTAGATATTTGTAAACCACTTGAATTTCTTCCCCATAGTTTAATATTTCTTAAGTGGCCCAATTATCCTTTTCACTGGCCATCCGAATATTTTCCTGAACAACTTGTTGCTATTGAGATGCCAAATAGTTGCATTAGATTGCCAAAGCTAATCTCACAG GAGCGTCGGTTAGAAAATTTGATAGATGTCAATCTCAGTGGTTGTgaatttattacaaaattacCTAAATTATGGGCCCCAAATTTAGAGTATTTGGACCTCTCTTCTTGTCGAAATTTAGTTGAGATTGATGAGTACTTTGGATCTCATGAAAAGCTTAGAAGTTGGGTTCTCAATAATTGCGGAAATCTTCAAATTCTTCCAAGCCAGCTCAGGTTGAAATCTCTTcgttctttttatctttttggcTGCTCAAGGCTTGAGAAGCTCCCTAATTTTTATCCAGAAATGaaatatttagaaattttaagTTTAGAGAATAGTGGCATTAGAGAGGTGCCTTCATCAATCGAGCATCTCACTAAGCTTGAGGAATTATGGCTTGATGATTGCAAAAACCTTCGGGATCTTCCAGATAGCATTTATAAATTGCAACAGCTTCGGCGATTGAGTACTCCTACTGCCAAATTGAGACCGATGTGGAATTCTTTTGATGGCTCTTCCGGATATGGGTTTGTGAACATGACACAACTGGATTTACGATACCATGAAGGCATAATTGAATTAGATCTTTTGATGAAGCCTAATTACTTCCCCGCATTGGAATGGATAGATCTATCTGGAACCAATATTGTTACCATCCCTGAAAGTATTAGCAGATTTCCCAAATTAGAAGAGCTTGAGATTAGTAGTTGCAAGCTTCTTCGTGAAATTCAAGGACTTCCACAATCGATAAGGAGGGTTTATGCACAGGATTGCATGTTGTTGGATACCCAATCACCAAGCGGGCTATTGAATCag GTAATAGAAATTATTGGGATTTTACCAAGTAGAGTATGTGGTAGGGCAAGAAGCAACAAATTAATGGATCCACAGTTGACCAATTACTTCCCATCTGAAACTGAGGGTGCTGAATCTGAAGATGGGGACATATCAATGGATCCGCAGTTCTCCAATCATTTCCCATCTGAAACTGAGGGAGAATTTGAAAGTcatctttttactttttgggGAGCTGAGACGCCGAAATGGTTTAATCATCAAAGTGTTGGTaattccatatttttctttgttggtcGCAAATTTCCAAAATTGGTTGTCTGTATTGGGGAAGGAGTGTGCTTTGATGGCGAAGACTGCTTTGATGTCACTGTTGACATTTGCGTTGACATTTCCATCAATGGTTATAAAAAGAATGATTACTTAAATGCTGATATATATGAAAATACTCTATTATTATATTCTCCATCTCAACGGTCTCTACAGAGACGTTTGACTGAATCAAATCCAACTGACCAGAATCTTGTTGAGGTTTCTATTGCATCTAAAAccttttattctataaaaagGTGGGGTGTCCACGTAGAATGCACCTGTACTCCTCATGAAGATTATCCTGATGATTATGGGGATTCTCTAATGCACCTATTTGGTATTCTATAA
- the LOC142627293 gene encoding universal stress protein A-like protein, giving the protein MEGTYMKNTESKIVVAVDESKESMHALSWCLSNLVSHNSRNTLVLLYVKPPPPVYTSFDAAGYVFSSDVISALEKYGSDLVNSVMTRAESVIRSYSTNINVEKITGSGEAKDVICSIVNKLGVDTLVMGSHGYGFFKRALLGSVSDYCAKHVKCPVVIVKHTDDK; this is encoded by the exons ATGGAAGGAACATATATGAAGAACACAGAGAGCAAGATTGTGGTGGCAGTGGATGAGAGCAAGGAGAGCATGCATGCCTTATCATGGTGTCTCAGCAACCTTGTTTCTCATAATAGTAGGAACACCCTTGTGCTTCTCTATGTGAAACCACCACCTCCTGTATACACCTCCTTTGATGCTGCAG GGTATGTGTTTTCCAGTGATGTTATTTCAGCTTTGGAAAAATATGGCAGTGACCTGGTGAATTCAGTGATGACAAGAGCAGAATCTGTCATCAGGAGCTATAGCACCAAT ATAAACGTGGAGAAAATAACTGGAAGTGGAGAAGCCAAGGATGTGATATGTAGTATCGTGAACAAACTTGGGGTTGACACCCTAGTAATGGGAAGCCATGGATATGGTTTTTTTAAGAG GGCCCTTCTTGGGAGTGTGAGTGACTACTGTGCCAAGCATGTGAAGTGTCCTGTGGTGATCGTGAAGCATACAGATGATAAATGA